The Toxorhynchites rutilus septentrionalis strain SRP chromosome 1, ASM2978413v1, whole genome shotgun sequence genome contains the following window.
acggtggccaagccctcattaacggccaggaaggttctgctgtgtttggtgggattgtcaaggaataatctattatgagctgcttccctatggccaaacgctcaattcggacctgtactgccaacaactggaccgcttgagggtagcactcatgaagaagaggccatctttgataaacagaggccgcattgtcttccatcaggacaacgccaggccacacacttctttggtgacgcgccagaagctccgggagctcggatgggaggttcttttgcatccgccgtatagtccggaccttgcaccaagtgactaccacctgtttttgtccatggcgaacgagctaggtagtcagaagtcacaaaagaggcctgtaaaaattggctatccgagttttttgccaataaggaagcgagcttctataacaggggtattatgaagttggcatctcgttgggaacaagtcatcgaacaaaacggcgcatatttgacttaaaacagatgattgtaactaattttatgaacgaatgaaaattcaaaaaaaataccgcatgacttttttgaaagcctaatattttggtatccagaattttgggaTATAGATGTACAcagcatttatttagatacaacgtatatttcatggaagtatgctttcaaaccCCCGTAGAATagcttactgttgcatgttgtggggttcgattctTATTGTAGCTTCGAGTGAAAAACGACTTGATTGTTTGACAACGCTCGATTCCAGGTAGGCTTGAAACAGCATGTGATCTCGAATCTTGATTTCCCAAACTTCCAGTTCTGGAACTTGACGTAGCCATTTCGAATCTTCAaagcttcagaaaaaaaacagcgaTGAATAGGCCCATAACCTATTGTAGCTTCGAGTGAAAAACGACTTGATTGTTTGACGGTAACTAacggaatgaaaattttattttcctatattgagtCATGGCTTACTACACTACAATAATTctatctcaagcggaatataggagcataagtgtttatagtttgtgatcgatatttgAGTGGCAGTACGAAATTCTGTTGCGGGTTGGCAGCGCTGTTCAATCgtatattaatatattatatatctaatatgtaaatCTGCAGTCTGGTAGCGATATccatattattctctatcagtttaccagGTCAGGCCTACCAGTTTGCAATTGTtcgaaattttaaatgaaaagttTTACTACTGGATtagtaacaacaacaaaaaaagttatttcaaaaatggtGGATTGcaaaatataattgcgtagttctacgtccaaaacgcggtcgtgtcctagatacaatccttttttttatcccatctgtttatttttaatattaggctcatctagcaattgagctgtaacagagccgaattcatcgtgtacatttttcccatgttgtatattacgcagtagccatttaggcgtaagagtattcctatctcatcgatacacatttttatctattacgcattagccatttaggcgttagagtatttTGATTCAtgaacgtagtagctagaataacacacaaagatggccaGTTGAGGGCCTtgagttataagctcatgattgttcgcttagtagcgaacACGCAAACAaataggctacgaagacccccaaaatAACCTAGGTTGAAAACTCCCCTTAAAATTcatcatgttgctaaaactcGCACAAAGGATGTTCACAAAAATGTCCTGTTATTCGTGTCGCATCActggtctgtccaattagctagatgaCGAGTTAGAGGCGAATCTCTGTATTTAGAATTCTTCCTGAATCAAATAAATTTTCTCTCATGACAAAACAAATTTGAGTCACCCCTCGTTCCAATGTTGTCATTTGGTTCGACATCTGTTTATCTGCTGCCAGATCAATATTTACAGTAACCGATTTCAAAGATATCGTTGGTCTTCGTATCTTTTCGGTATTCCTGGATCCGATGTCCTCCAGCAGAAGACGTGTGTTGGATCTTTACAAGCGGGTACGCGTATACTTTCTTCGATTGTCAGCCACACTTAACGCACAAAAGAACTATTATTACGATTCATCTTCTAGTTGCAATATCTCGGCCGTGAATATCCTGGGGGAGCGGATAAATTCCGACAGAAGTGCTATAATGCATTCAAACGACAGAGCACAGAAACCAACCCGGAAAAGATCGAAAAGGCAATCGGGCTTGGCGAATACGTGATTAAGGAAATCGAAGCGTTGTATAGTTTGAGAAAATATCGCGCTATGAAGAAACGATACTATGACCGTTGATGACGTGACCTTTGACGCCCTTTGGGGATATGATTGTGTTGTTGAGAatattaatttggaaaatatatgaaaatctACCTCTTTGATCGTTACCACGATTTTCCCATCTTTTATGACGCATCGAATTGCGGAAACGTATTGGGGAACTGGTACGAAGCACATCAAGAAAGGGTACTCTACTCGATTCACTCAAAGAATTTCGGCACAAAATATTCTTTCTATACTTCATTTTTCTAGAAGCCTCTACCGTTTATTCATCTAGCCGTAAAGCTGTATCTATCCACTAATATAGCGTATCTGTTACTTTCCCAATTGCTCTTACTTGATAGAGGGAGGTTGTTTTACAAATGGCAATTTCTTTCTATGGAAGTGTGTGGCGCAAAATGGACGACTCTGGCCAGCCAGAGTCGTACCACATATTGTGATTGTTGTATGAATCCCAAGTTTTTTCACCATCCCcccaaacaaaagaaaaaaaactgcagtTACAATGGATAAAAGTTTCAACTCTGTTACGTTTTCATCGCACTGTGTGTTTGTATCATGATAATAATCTCAGGTACTTCGATACGCCAAGTCGAGAGGAGCAGATCCAGTGTCCCTGTTGATTTTATGACTTCTCCTCAAATCACCTATATATAGACCGACCACAATTGGCCCACTTGAGATGGCTATCTTGATCTGTGTTTAAGGAAAATGGTAAAATTAAGCTACTTAACGATAACCAAACTGAGTAAAACAAAGATCACCAACTCAATCGTCAGAACAACCGAGAACGTAAAAACTAAATGGCAAATCAATTGTCTAACCTATCCAAATATCAACGCTAAACACAAACTCGAGACATGCAATTGCAATTTCAGAGAGCCCTTCTCATTTCGAAAACACACAAAACCTCAACTTAATTGCTCTCCATACTGCTGGTGCTGTCGCAGGAATTGCTGCTCGAGCTACACAAATCTGGAACCTCCGGCAGGAAACGATTGTAGCTAGCCTCTCGGTTGCGTGTTGTCTTCTGCACGAACGAACTCGAGCCCCTTCTGGCCTCCGGTGGTCGCTGCTGTCGAATCGAACCTCCCGTTGACTGGGGAAGAACCGATAGCAAATCCAATACGTTCTCCACCACAAAGTCCGGTCGAATGTGCTCGTCCAGGTCGTCGAGGGTTTTGTCGTGCATGAGCTGGAGATCCTTCGGTAGGGGTAGCCAAATAGTTGCACCCATTTTGGACTCAACGCCACCCTGGGTTGGACCATTTACAATTGTGTTTATGGGAAAAGGGAAAGAAAAAAAGCGAGAAAAAGACAGAAACGACCATTTTTGCAGGCCGGAAAAGAAAAAATTCACATTATACGCACGAATCTGGTAGAGTTTGGATTTGTATAACACACTGAATTAGGTGAATATAATATGATATTTCCTATGCTTTCATCCAAACGAGTATATTGAACGTTGAATTTTGGGTAAATGCGCAGGATTGAAACTTTCGTGATTATTATTCGAACCGTGCGCATTCCTACCAGTagatgttcaaatttcaacatatGATGGAATCAAGGATTGTTATTACAACAGCACTCACTTACCACTACCGGCAAGAATCCTTCTAACGGGTGTGCGATCGCAAGCGTGTTCCGGTCGCATGATCCGTTTGTCTTCGATTTCTTCTACTCTAACAACTTTCAatttttagcttttttttttgttgttgtttctaaCCACAACCTTTCAAACATGGATACATTTTTCTCGAATATGTGTGTGTTCAAGCTTTGCGTATGAGAGCGCTCGATGATTATTAAACGCACATATCACATGCTCAACTTTTGTCCATTTTCGACTCACCTGCACATCGGTTTCCAGCTTGTCACCGATCATGGCGCACTCCTCCGGCTGCACCCCTAGGTAGTGGCAGGCGGCGTTGAAGATGTTCCGATCGGGTTTGGCCCAGGGCAGATCGGCGGAAACTAGAATACAATCGAAAAAACGACTCAAAGCCAACCTGTCGATCTTCTCCCATTGGCCCGCCGAGGATCCATTGGAGATGATCCCTAGCAGATAGCGGTGTCGCAGGGTCTGCAGCATTGAGATGATGTCCGCACTGGGGGCGAGATATCGAGTGCGATAGTCGGTCCATCGGGAGTACAGCTGAAGAGCTAGATGCTTGTGGCTGACTGGTAGCGCATCCTTCCACATCTGGGTGCGCCACTGCGTGAGCGGAACGTCCGGATTGTCCGGACAACGTCGGTAGGAAGCTAGAAAAGTGGTGGAGCTTTCGGTTGCCAGCTCGCGGGGTAATCCGTGCTCGTTGTGAAGCAGGTCTGCAATCTGGTGAGAAAtggaaaatgaagaaaaaaaataggtcttctaataattattatttctgaGCATCCAAGCTCCAAGTATTACAATTCAATTTCATTGAACAAAGACAACCTAATGAACATAAACCGTGCACACGAGTGTGAAACGGCTGCGTTTAGGAATCAATTTTGCATACCAAATCCTAGTAAGCTTTGCCCGT
Protein-coding sequences here:
- the LOC129763411 gene encoding electron transfer flavoprotein regulatory factor 1; its protein translation is MSSSRRRVLDLYKRLQYLGREYPGGADKFRQKCYNAFKRQSTETNPEKIEKAIGLGEYVIKEIEALYSLRKYRAMKKRYYDR
- the LOC129763390 gene encoding N-acylneuraminate-9-phosphatase isoform X2, whose protein sequence is MTTKYEVTKQTIERYGKTLFGSRIADGGLQLFGSSTAPQRCNKPITTIFFDLDNTLIPTRKGDAKACSKIADLLHNEHGLPRELATESSTTFLASYRRCPDNPDVPLTQWRTQMWKDALPVSHKHLALQLYSRWTDYRTRYLAPSADIISMLQTLRHRYLLGIISNGSSAGQWEKIDRLALSRFFDCILVSADLPWAKPDRNIFNAACHYLGVQPEECAMIGDKLETDVQGGVESKMGATIWLPLPKDLQLMHDKTLDDLDEHIRPDFVVENVLDLLSVLPQSTGGSIRQQRPPEARRGSSSFVQKTTRNREASYNRFLPEVPDLCSSSSNSCDSTSSMESN
- the LOC129763390 gene encoding uncharacterized protein LOC129763390 isoform X1, translating into MQSASAFHMTWKCATLKGVTRTLHNKSCAQQAIVVLPAKVWSAMLRENAIFNLHSEQFLRRTKNQEKHVVIADLLHNEHGLPRELATESSTTFLASYRRCPDNPDVPLTQWRTQMWKDALPVSHKHLALQLYSRWTDYRTRYLAPSADIISMLQTLRHRYLLGIISNGSSAGQWEKIDRLALSRFFDCILVSADLPWAKPDRNIFNAACHYLGVQPEECAMIGDKLETDVQGGVESKMGATIWLPLPKDLQLMHDKTLDDLDEHIRPDFVVENVLDLLSVLPQSTGGSIRQQRPPEARRGSSSFVQKTTRNREASYNRFLPEVPDLCSSSSNSCDSTSSMESN